The genomic DNA ACACCATCATCGGCAGCAACCACCAAAATAGCAATATCTGTAACCCTTGCGCCCCTAGCTCGCATAGCTGTAAAAGCTTCGTGACCAGGAGTATCAAGGAACACAATTTGTTGTTTTTTGCCATCATGCTCCACATCAACGTGGTATGCACCAATATGTTGAGTAATACCACCAGCTTCCCCAGAAGCCACCTTAGTCTTGCGAATTGAATCCAGCAAGGTGGTTTTACCGTGGTCTACGTGACCCATAATTGTCACTACGGGAGGACGACGGATTAAATGATCCAGATCCGCAATGTCAATCATTTCTGTGACTTTGCGGGCTTCTGCTTCTGGTTCAACTGTTTCTACCTCTACCTCTAGTTCTTTAGCCACTAAGGTAATGGTAGGAATATCCAGATTTTGGGTAATGCTGACAGCCATGCCTTTCATGAACAGGATTTTGACAATCTCTGTGTCGGCCATAACTAAGGCATCAGCTAATTCCTGTACAGTCATTGGCCCGGTGATGACCAGTGTACTTGGTCTTTCTCGCTTGACTTCTACTTCCTGTTGACGACGGTTTTGGTCGCGGTAAGAGCCAGACTTTCTATTTTTAGTAGGGGCAGCAGTAACTAATGTTGGTTGCTGTGTTGGTTTAGCGGACTTGGGTTTGGGTGGACGAGCAATGGAAAGACTGACCTGAACGGTAGCTGGAATTTCCAAACCCTCTTCATCTAAGTCTTCTTCAAAGTCGTCTTCGACGATGGGTTTAACTCGTTTGCCTTTTGGTCCTACCTTAGACTTCTCTTTAATTTCGTCTATTATTTCTTCTTCTTGCCATTTCTTACCACCTTTGGCTGGCCGTGGTGGTGTTGGACGTTTTAAGTCCAGTAATTCCGGGCTGATTACTTCATTGGAAGATGTATCTTTTTTCTGCCCGGCAGACATTGGTTTAGGTGGAGTAGCTACTGGCATAGCTGCTACTGCCCCTTCACTAGAACGGGTAGGTTTGTTAGGCCGTTGCACCTCAGTTATTGGTGTAGGTGCAGATCTAGCACCCCTATGTTCTGGTCTCGATGGTGATGAACGACCTGATTTTTGTGGTGTTCCTTGTCCTGCCTCTTCTCCTGTCCCTTTGCCAATCTTGGGTTTTGTCTGTTCCCTTTCTTCTTGATTATGCCGCTTGCGTTCGTGTTTGAGAATTGGTTTCTCTGCTGGAGATAACTGTTCTTTGGCAGTAAGGTTTTCTTCTAGTGGTCTTGCTGGTGGAGCAACCAATTGTGGTTTTTGGGGTTTTTCCGGTTTTGGTTTGGAAGAAACACCCTTTTCTGGTTTTTCTGCTTTGATTTTATCTGTTCCTGATTGACCATTGGGTTTATGATCAGGTTTGACCACACTGGGTTTTTGTGGTGTTTCTGATTGATTCTTAGATACAGGTCGAGTTGGTGGTGCCGTCGGCTTCATGGGCGAAACTTGTGTAGCGAAAGGCCGTGGAGGTGAAGGATTAGAAGGAGAGTTAACTGTAGCTTCATCATCTGTGCTATCAGATGAAGCTGGTTGATTATTTATAGCAACTGACGCATCTGGTGCGTTGGAGGTAGTGTTTCTCAAGATTTTGGGTTTACGAATTTCCAAAATTTGCTGTTTGTGGTTTGTACCAGGTCGGTTACTTCCACCTGTTTGGTGCAAATTTGATTTATTACTGTTTGTACCTAATTCATTTCTAGGCGAGACACCCGTGACTGCGAGTTTTTCCGCAGATGCACGAATTTGTTCAGCCTCGGATTCTGAGATCGTGCTGCTATGACTTTTGACCGCGATACTGAGCTGGTCGCAAATTGCTAATAGCTCTTTATTATCCAAATTCAATTCCTTTGATAATTCGTAGATTCTAACTTTGCCGTTGTTCATCCACTCTTTCCCCTTTAATTTACAGTTTTAGCGGATGGTTGCCTGGTTGGCGACATCTCCATCCTTTGATCACTGTTTTTTAGGTTGCCCTTGGTGATTTTGCCGGTGCCTCCATTTAGGAAAGAGAGATGTTTCGGTTTAATGCTGGTATTTCCATCAGGAAGGATTTTGGACGGATTTGCACAAGAACTTCTAGTTAAAGAGTTTTTGTCCAGCTTTTACTCCGAATTGCGCTTGATCGCTACCAGGTTTCCATGCTTGAATTTTTGGTTTTGCTGATTCTGAGTCTTTCACAACACAATCGAGTAAAACTTTCTGGGAGTATTGCTGATTCGTCTCCCTTAGTTTTGGAGAGCCGCTTGCTTTTACACCCATTTACTATTTTGGCACTAACCCCAACGATACCAGAGGACGTGATGAAAGAGCCAATTGTTCGGCTTTCATCACAATTTCTCTAGAAATTACCGTCTGCAAGATGTTCCAATTAAATTTGTTTTTCTTGGGTATTGCTTTGATTTAGACGCTGCCACAGTGTTTGATACAGTGTTTCTGGCACTGTTCCATGTAGCGATCGCCCTAATCTATTTTTTTTCTGAGCAGCTTGTAAGCAGCTACTTGTAGGACACATATAGGCAGAACGCCCCATGCCCTGATCTAATTGTACCTTCCCAGATGGAAAGACGCGGGCAATCCGCCAAAACTCTTGTTTAAGTCCTACTCGGCGACAACTCAGACAACGCCGATAATTTGGTTTCATCGGATTTGTGTTCAGCTAGAGGTCGGCAGTTTGTAGTCTTTGAGAGTTAGTGTGAACTAATTTTGACCCCGACTAATTACTTTCTAGTTTACCTTTAACAGTTGATTGTTAAAAGTTAATCACCAAAAGTATCGGCATTGGCGGGTTGATATTCCTCGCTCATGTCAAAATTATCATTTTCTAATTCTAATTCTTCTTGCTGTTGATCTTCTAGTTCCTCCATCTCATTTTCATCATCTTCCGGTTGATATTTGGCTCTGACTTCTGCAAATTTAGCATCCTCTGCGGCATAGTCATATTTGGCTTTATCTTTAATGTCTATTTTCCAACCGGTTAAACGAGCTGCTAGTCTGACGTTCTGTCCTTCTTTACCAATGGCTAGACTGAGTTGATCTTCTGCTACTAACACATGGGTTTGTCGGCTTTCGGGATCCATTAAGCGGACTTCATCTACTCTGGCTGGACTTAAAGCATTGGCGATATAGGTTGCTGGATCTGGAGACCAGCGAATTACGTCTATTTTTTCCCCCCGTAGTTCATTTACTACTACTTGAATTCTTGATCCCCTAGCACCAATACAAGCTCCGACTGGGTCTACGTCCCGATCTAGGGTGTCTACGGCTATTTTTGTTCGTGGGCCAACATAACGGGAAGGTGGGTTGGCTTCTCTGGCTACGGCTACTATTCTGACAACTTCGTCTTCTATTTCTGGGACTTCGTTGGCAAATAAGTAAACTACTAAGCCGGCATCGGCACGGGATACGAGTAACTGGGGTCCGCGTTGTTGTCCTTGGGAAACTTTCTTCAGGTACACCTTAAAGGCTGTGTTAGACCTATAGGTGTCGTTTGGTAGTTGTTCTCGTTTTGGTAGTTCGGCTTCTACTTCTGGCTGTCCAAAACCGCTACTGACTGCCAAAATTACAGATTGTCTTTCAAATCTTAAAACTCTTGCTTGTAAAACTGTGCTTTCTAAATCTTGGAATTCTTCTTGTACCATTTGGCGCTGTTGATCCCGCAATTTTTGCGCCAGTACCTGTTTGGTTTGCATGGCGGCCATGCGTCCAAATTCTCCTTGATCTGGGGTGACATCCAAGACTACAGAATCTCCAGATTGGGCTTCAGGAGCTACCTGTTGTACTTCTTCTAGGGAAATTTGATGATCAGAGTTACTAACTTCTTCCACTATGGTTTTGGTGGCAAGGACTCGAAATCCTTCGCTTTCTATGTCTAGCTCTACTTCAAAGTTATCAAAATACTCTTCGTCAAATTGTTTGCGTTCTAAATTTTGGGCGCGGCGATATTTTTCGTAACCTTTTAGTAATGCTTCTCTTATAGATGATTGTACAGCCAAACGCGGTAAATTTCGTTCTTGACTAATTGTTTCGATTAACTCTTTTAATTTAGGTAACGTAACCATTGACATACGCATTATCTCCTTAATTTCTATGTCATTAACCAGCAAAATTTTGTATTTTCAATCTTGGATCTCAGATTTTTATCTAAAACCCCTCATCTAAAACTCCTCATCTAAAACCCTTAATCTAAAATCTCAATTTAGTTAAATGCCCTCGTCCAGTTGCACCCTGGTTACTTGGGATCGGGGAATTCCAACTATTCGTCCTTTTTGATTTAAGTAAATTTTTGTTTCATCCCGGCGGACTAATTTCCCTATCCAATCTTGTTTTCCTTCGTAGGGTGGGGAAGTGGAGATGATGATGGGAAATCCTTTAAAGGAGATAAACTCCCTATCAGTTTCTATTTGTCGGGAAATGCCAGGACTAGATACTTCCAATACATAGGCATCTGGAATGATCTCTGTCGCGTCTAAGGAATTTTCTAAGGCACGGCTCATCCTTTCGCAATCGTCTAAACCAGTATCTTTTTGAGGATTACGAATATCTACTCGCAACACTGGTGGACGTTGGTTAGTATGAAAAACTATGCCAACAATTTCCAATTCCAGTTCTTCTGCTACTGGTTTGGCTAATTCAATAATTTGTGTAACTAGAGGATGAGTCATGGGAGAATTCAATAAAAAAAGTGGGCTTCTTACCCACTTCCTGCGATAGGGATATCTTCCAAGAAGTTCTGTGACGAACCGTTATTGATTCGCCCCTAACATGAGTGTAGCGTATTTTTTTCGTTAGTCATTAGTCATTACTCATTAGTGGGCATTGGGTTATCTATTCTCTCCATTACCCCATCACCCTAAGCTCTCTACTTCTCTCGAATTCCTGGTAATGAATTTTTATCAAGAACTGTTTTGACAGCAGCTTGCGATCGCATCTGTCTGGTTTGTTCGATAATTTGATCAATGTCTTCTTGGGATAATCTCTGGACGTAGTTAATCTTGACTTCTTCTAAAAAGTCGTTCAGCAAACTTTGCAATTCTGATACTACGTGCTTTTGCTGGATTTCTGAGCCTAAAACAGTAGTAAATTTTTCTAATAATTGACTAGAAAGCTTTGCTGCTACCGGATCTTTGATAGCGTTAACTAATACAGCATAAAGATTAGTGGTAATTTGATTAGCTAGTTGATCACTGAGTTGTGTTTGTGTTTCCCCTACTCCCGGTAGCATTAACAGGTTACGATAAACAGGCACTTGTCCAAAGGCACTGTTAATATTGTGGCGCAAAATCGCATTTACTTCTGGCTGGATTTTTGGCAAAACTTGATCAACTATTGTTTTTACTAATAGTCCTGTAATCGCTTCAATTTCATTTATATTGTTAATGTCTATATATGTACGTTCTTTTTCTGGTTGCAATAACAACTTTACTAATTCACCCCGCTGTATTGAACCTTGCATTTGATTGATTACCCGCACTACTACAATCTCTGTAATTTCTTCGGCAAAGTTGGCGACGATGGCTTGGTGTATTTGTTTCCTCACTAAATGTAAATCAATGAGATTTGCTTGATCTAAACGTATCAATACCGGAATTGTTCGCAACCAACGCCACAAGGGAATTAACAAAAATAGATCATACCAACGCCATAAAATCGCTTCCATCCAGCTTAAATAGCGATTTTTACTTTTAATGTGTAGGGTGCGTCCCAATAATTCTATGGCAAATATCAGTACAAATGGGAGGTCAATTAACCAAAAATCATCTACAAATTCCCCATTTTCGCCAATTTTACGGTAATAGTTAGCCGCTATGCCTGGACGAATCTGTTGATTGAAAAACTCTATTTCTTTTAACCAACCTTGCTTAGATAAATATTCTGAACTCCAGAAAGTATCAAAAGCGAGTTTTGCCGATTCTTGGCCAACGTGTTCTCGCATCTTATTTTTGATTTTTTCTAAAGTTCCACTTTTATTAGCACCTGCAAAGGGATTACTATCAATCATCTCTATGCTAAGACGGCTAATTTCTGCTAACTGGGTTTTTGCTTGAGGGGATTTTAAACCTGTTTGACTAATCTGTGCTTCTAAAGCAGTTACGGTGTCTAGATATCTTTTGGTATCCCGATGGGCTTCAATACCTTTAATTGGATCATAAATTTCGGTAATTTGCGGAACTCTGCGGAAGTAATAATCTCTCCAAGGTACATAACTCAAGTCAAAGAATACTAACCCTAAGTTGACGGTAGCGGTAATTGCCATTAACCGTTCAAACCACAAATTACCTTGTTTACGGGCTTTTAATTTAATCATTGCTATTTATAGCCTATACACTTCACATATACTTTTGTATGTAACTTATGCTCATACTAGGTATTTACTTTACTTTGTCATAGCAAAATCTGTTATTGTTACTGATGAAATTTTCTACATAAATGATCATCTATAGGGTGTATAATTTTACTGAGGACAGACAAGTAGGAGGATAATTTACATATTATTTAAGTTATTTAAGTTTATTAAGGTAAGTTGATTTAATTAAAAATTCTGTATCAATATCCTCTCAAGAGTAATTATATAGAATTTCTGATTTTTTAACACAATAAGTATTTAGAACTATTTTAATCACAAAAATATTATCTAAGCTTATTCTTAATGTTTTTATCACCTTAAAATTGAGAGTAAAAAGTTTTTCTAAATACACATAAATTTAATAATTGAAACCTCATGACAAATCCTCAACTTTCAATCATTATTCCCATGAGGGGAGGCGTTGAAGATTCATGGCTACAAGAACTATTAAAAATTCAAGGTAGCACTGAGTTTATTTTAGTTTACCCTCCTCATGTCCCTTTTTTCAAAGTTATTGATCCTCGTCTCCGTCAAATTAAGAGTCCTTTGAAGGGAGAAGTTGTGCAAAGGGTAACAGCTTTACTGAATGCTTCAGGCAAATATGTTCTTTCTATTAATTGTGATGAATATATTCATCCAGATATATTAGCAATTACAGAAGACTATTTTAGCAACTTTCCTGATAGTTATTTCTTTAGATTAAATCAAGTCCAATTCCCATTTGGCAAAGCCCCCATCGGTAAAGATTGGAATTCTCTAGCAAATATTAAAGATATTGGAATCAGGAAACGAAATGATGGAAAAACTTATTCTCCTGAAGAAATAGAATATACAATGCGAGAAGTTCCTATTGTTCCTTTGAATAACAAAAAAGACTTTTTTGCACTATTTCGAGGACGTAAAGATCACAGGGGACCACATCAAGAGAACTTTGATAAAAAAGTTTGGAAAAATGAGCTAGTTCAAGCAACACTTCCAGAAATAGCCACAACTTTTAATTTATTTGGACCATTCAAATATGTACCATTTTGGACAGCTGATAGATTGATGGGATTATCTGTACAAGCGAAATTTTTTGAACCGGGAAAAATAGCAGGACATTGGTTATGTTTACCAGAACAATTGCGTACAGAAGATAATCCTCCAAACCAACCGCGTGTTAATAGACGTTATGTTTTAGCGGAAATTTTACTGTTAAAACTATTTGCTAGTTTTGGTTATATTTGGAATTTGACAATTTTTGATAAAGGAGGAATTTTTATGGTTTGGTTTCCCAAAGATACACTTAGAAAAATTGCCTATAAACTGGGATTGAAAAAATCTAACCCTACGAATTAGAACGAAAAAATCCTGTTTATATTTCATATATCTGTGAATTGACAATACTTTCACAAACATTCTGTGATTTCTCCTAACTGATAAATTATTCAGATGTATCAAACATCAATACTCAATATCAAATCTAAAAAAAGCTATCTAAGAAACTAAGAAAGGATAAATTTATATGTCAAACCCTAACAAAAATAACCTCCCGACTTTATTAGTTACAGGTGGTGCAGGATTTATTGGAGCTAACTTTGTACTTCAAGCAAGAAAAGGAAAATGGGGTAATATCATTAATTTAGATAAATTAACTTATGCTAGTAATCTTCAGAATTTAG from Okeanomitos corallinicola TIOX110 includes the following:
- the infB gene encoding translation initiation factor IF-2, whose protein sequence is MNNGKVRIYELSKELNLDNKELLAICDQLSIAVKSHSSTISESEAEQIRASAEKLAVTGVSPRNELGTNSNKSNLHQTGGSNRPGTNHKQQILEIRKPKILRNTTSNAPDASVAINNQPASSDSTDDEATVNSPSNPSPPRPFATQVSPMKPTAPPTRPVSKNQSETPQKPSVVKPDHKPNGQSGTDKIKAEKPEKGVSSKPKPEKPQKPQLVAPPARPLEENLTAKEQLSPAEKPILKHERKRHNQEEREQTKPKIGKGTGEEAGQGTPQKSGRSSPSRPEHRGARSAPTPITEVQRPNKPTRSSEGAVAAMPVATPPKPMSAGQKKDTSSNEVISPELLDLKRPTPPRPAKGGKKWQEEEIIDEIKEKSKVGPKGKRVKPIVEDDFEEDLDEEGLEIPATVQVSLSIARPPKPKSAKPTQQPTLVTAAPTKNRKSGSYRDQNRRQQEVEVKRERPSTLVITGPMTVQELADALVMADTEIVKILFMKGMAVSITQNLDIPTITLVAKELEVEVETVEPEAEARKVTEMIDIADLDHLIRRPPVVTIMGHVDHGKTTLLDSIRKTKVASGEAGGITQHIGAYHVDVEHDGKKQQIVFLDTPGHEAFTAMRARGARVTDIAILVVAADDGVRPQTVEAISHAQAAGVPIVVAINKIDKEGAQQERVKQELTNYGLTAEDWGGETIMVPVSAIKGENLDTLLEMLLLVAEVAELSANPDRVAKGTVIEAHLDKAKGAVATLLIQNGTLKVGDMLVAGSSFGKVRAMVDDRGKRVDVATPSCAVEVLGLSDVPAAGDEFEVFENEKEARAIAAERADQQRQSRLLQGRVTLTTLSAQAQEGELKELNLILKGDVQGSVEAIIGSLKQIPQNEVQIRMLLSTAGEITETDIDLAAASNAVIIGFNTTYASGARQAADEAGVDVREYNIIYKLLEDIQGALEGLLEPELVEESLGQTEVRAVFPVGRGAVAGCYVQSGKLLRNCKVRVRRGSKVVYEGVLDSLKRMKEDVREVNAGYECGIGIDKFHNWAESDIIEAYQMVTKRRTLNLTK
- a CDS encoding YlxR family protein; this encodes MKPNYRRCLSCRRVGLKQEFWRIARVFPSGKVQLDQGMGRSAYMCPTSSCLQAAQKKNRLGRSLHGTVPETLYQTLWQRLNQSNTQEKQI
- the nusA gene encoding transcription termination factor NusA, with the translated sequence MSMVTLPKLKELIETISQERNLPRLAVQSSIREALLKGYEKYRRAQNLERKQFDEEYFDNFEVELDIESEGFRVLATKTIVEEVSNSDHQISLEEVQQVAPEAQSGDSVVLDVTPDQGEFGRMAAMQTKQVLAQKLRDQQRQMVQEEFQDLESTVLQARVLRFERQSVILAVSSGFGQPEVEAELPKREQLPNDTYRSNTAFKVYLKKVSQGQQRGPQLLVSRADAGLVVYLFANEVPEIEDEVVRIVAVAREANPPSRYVGPRTKIAVDTLDRDVDPVGACIGARGSRIQVVVNELRGEKIDVIRWSPDPATYIANALSPARVDEVRLMDPESRQTHVLVAEDQLSLAIGKEGQNVRLAARLTGWKIDIKDKAKYDYAAEDAKFAEVRAKYQPEDDENEMEELEDQQQEELELENDNFDMSEEYQPANADTFGD
- the rimP gene encoding ribosome maturation factor RimP; protein product: MTHPLVTQIIELAKPVAEELELEIVGIVFHTNQRPPVLRVDIRNPQKDTGLDDCERMSRALENSLDATEIIPDAYVLEVSSPGISRQIETDREFISFKGFPIIISTSPPYEGKQDWIGKLVRRDETKIYLNQKGRIVGIPRSQVTRVQLDEGI
- a CDS encoding glycosyltransferase family A protein, whose product is MTNPQLSIIIPMRGGVEDSWLQELLKIQGSTEFILVYPPHVPFFKVIDPRLRQIKSPLKGEVVQRVTALLNASGKYVLSINCDEYIHPDILAITEDYFSNFPDSYFFRLNQVQFPFGKAPIGKDWNSLANIKDIGIRKRNDGKTYSPEEIEYTMREVPIVPLNNKKDFFALFRGRKDHRGPHQENFDKKVWKNELVQATLPEIATTFNLFGPFKYVPFWTADRLMGLSVQAKFFEPGKIAGHWLCLPEQLRTEDNPPNQPRVNRRYVLAEILLLKLFASFGYIWNLTIFDKGGIFMVWFPKDTLRKIAYKLGLKKSNPTN